TCAAAGCCCAAACCCTTCGACAAATTTGAAATAACTTGTTCGTCTCCCACAGGAATCCCGTCTCCACAATCTAAAGCTTACTTACCCAGCAAGTCtgcgaggaagaagaagatcgaGGTCTGAACTCTTGAAGCGGAGGAGCCGAGGATGAAGCAATCGATGAAGGCGAACTCGGTGAAGTCGGCGATTGTGGTTTTGGGAGCCCTGGCTTTCGGATGGCTAACCATAGAGATCGCTTTCAAGCCTTTTCTCCAGAAAGCTCGTGGCGCCATGGACAAATCAGACCCCTCTCGTGACCCCGATGATAACGACCCCAGCGCGATTCCCAAATCTTCTTTCTCCACCACCGACGATATCTCCGACTCCACTGAGCTGAAGTAGAAT
This Macadamia integrifolia cultivar HAES 741 chromosome 10, SCU_Mint_v3, whole genome shotgun sequence DNA region includes the following protein-coding sequences:
- the LOC122090779 gene encoding outer envelope membrane protein 7-like, producing the protein MKQSMKANSVKSAIVVLGALAFGWLTIEIAFKPFLQKARGAMDKSDPSRDPDDNDPSAIPKSSFSTTDDISDSTELK